The following nucleotide sequence is from Aspergillus nidulans FGSC A4 chromosome I.
TGTCTTGTAAAATTCGCGTTATGCAGGAcagacttcttcttctctcgcgGTTCTTCTTGAGATTAGACAACGTTCTTTTCCGACTTCGGGACACCAGGGTATATGTCGATTTCGAGAAATCAGAAGTTATAAGGGAGTATCAGTCCAAAGAGTGTGATTACGGCATCGTCAGACAGGTGGGTTCGCTGTGAGAGCCAAGGAATTCCAAGGCTAACTCATCAACATAGAAGTTAGCAAGCGCACGGGATGATATACCCGCTATCATGAGGGACCCTAACAGGCTCTCCGAACTTCTTCCCCTTGTTGACCGACGACTAGAACGCGTGGTTCTCGACGGATAGATTGAGTAGCAGAGACTGTTCGTACGAGAGAATATTGTTTGGCATAGAGGTGCGAGCAAGTTCCTCGAAGATCTTGATAGACCGAGGGAACTATATCCAGACGCATATCCGCGACCTGCTCACTAGCATCCAGTTCGAACCGCCAGCCGGGCGTCTATCAACTCAGCACAGCGTTTCAGGCCTGTGAGAGCATTTCTGCGAGCCATGCACGCAGCGCGGTGATATATCAAATGGCCATCGCAACATAAAACAAGCATATGCAATCAAGTGGAATTCTTGACTCACACTTGTAGCGCATTTATCATGTAAAAGCTCATACTTTGAGGTAGCAGGCCTCACAGTAGACTTGGATCTGCCAATCAGAGCATGTATTACTTAAACCGATGCGTCAAACAGTGCAAACGGTCGACATCATCCCGGAATTTTGTACTAGTCTCAGGTCAGGCTTGGTAATAGCGCTGAAGCAGTAAGTATTCCTCACGGCGCAGTCTCTAAGTCATTCAAAAATGCCTCCCAGATACTTTGATAGATTGTGGTCCCAATACCTCACTCATCAATCTATCAAGTTTCAGGTACATATAGCCCCTTTCCGCCCGAGCAGCTGTTGTCGGGATACAAGCTATAGCAACTGTCGGCAGAAACAATTTCGTTGGTTCAACTGACTGAGAACGCAGACACAATTCTCTAAACTGCCTCTACCATTGTTCACATCAACTCAACGCTCACTATGCACAATGTCAGCGAACTCGCGTGAAGCTGTAAACTACCGACTACCGCGGTTAGAGCTCCAGAATGCCTCCTTCCGACGACGAGCATCTGCACAGCTCTCTGGCTCAAAGGCACAGAGCTGTAGGTATGCTTCTGGTTTCTTGCCCCGACTTGCGAAAAAGATTGTACCGATGGCGCAACGCCCCGGGGGTGCGGCCGAACAATATATTGCCTACGGAATGACCCAGAGATTATTCGAGGCTTGTTCCAAGCAGGGGGATTACACGATCCCGCAGctgaaagaaaaaggggCTCAGGTTCCTAAGACCGAAGCTGGGGAGGATCTGGGTGTTGGAGAGGGATGGTGGTATAAAGGTCTGCTTTCCCCTATGCAGTTATTTGACGTCGAGCCATTGGCGCTGACGTCTTTAATACCAGAGTTGGGCCTTGTTCCGACATTCTCGACATGGTCACAAATCACATTTTTACATATGTACCTTTTGATGGTTCGGCTGCGGGCGTTGCCCTCCCGTGACAGTTTGCAGACGTACTCGCGCCATTTGATCGACCACTTCTCGCATAATGCTGAGTATCGCATGGATGTTTTACACGGATTGACAAGCCGTGCCATCAGAAACAAGTTTCTGAAGGATCTCTTCATTCAGTGGCGTGGTGTTCTCGCTGCATACGATGAGGGTCTTATCAAGGGCGATGCCGTGCTAGGGGCTGCCATATGGAGAAACTTGTGGAAGGCGAGCTATAATACCCCTGATGGAGAGGAAATTGATTGGGAGAAAGTTGCTCGCGTCGTAGCCTATATGCGGCGGGTGCTCTCGGAACTGTCGGAGCTACAAGAGGCGGATCTGATCCTTGGGCTAGGGTCACTCGATTGCGACAAGCCCGGGATATTCTCACCTTCTAAAGCAGATATGCTTTTGGTAAAGGGGAAGCATTAGCCAACTCCATATAAGGCTTTGCTCCTTTGATTATGAGAGGAGCTCCGTATATCTTCGGTCCTAATGTGGACAGGCTTCCCGTCGAAAGGCTGTCCAAGCGGTTCGGTATCAACGCCTGCTGCCTATGAGCTGCCGTTGGTTCGTCTTGGTTTGATACTGGTCATCCTGGTTTGGGAGAAGCGATGATTATGCGCATACAAAGACAAACTGCCCCCCTGTTCACACCAGTACTTGTACGATATAACTTGGATTACGAGAGAAGACACGATTGTATACTACAGATTAAAGCGAAGATTCTCAAGTATTTACCATTGCGCCCTTAAGAGCTGCACTCGCTGCTTCTGCAAGCTTTTATTGCCTTCGCTAAACCAAAGgtgagcaagagcagctatGCCTGTGGCCCGCAAATGACTTGAGCTACGCATCTCATGCATCTTTCTTACCGAAGAGATCTTTCTCGACCATACCCCTACATATGGGGTGGTAGAAATCCTTGTGCTTTTCGAAGGTATCGATCGCCACCTGGCGGTCAACCTTCTGTAGAGCCCGGTACCTACGTAATTGTGTTAGCTCCAATGAGTGATAGTTTCGCAATGAAATGTCTTACAGAGGCCGCACGAATTTCATCCTTCCAATCCTTCCCAGCAGATCTGTGGTCGGCCCGATGACACTCTTATCGGCAGCCTTGAGGCCAACCTGAAGGTAGAGATTGGCAACCTCAATGTTCTCACTCCCAGTAAGTCCGTAGACTTCACCCATAAGTTTAGAGAGTTCGGCGGTAAGTGGCCGCTCAAAAAGCAGGATCTGTTCCAGAAAGACCACTATTTGATTTGCCGTCAAACCCTGAATGTCGCTCGGCTGAGGCTGAAATGGAGATTCGGGAAGGGATCTCCACTTGCCCGCCAGCTCATACACAACATCAGCCAGCGAGGTGTCAAATTCTGGTTTAGGAGGCAGGCCAGGCTTGTAGAACCAGGAATCCCaatccagctcctgcaaCAGTCGGGAggcttcagcatcagattTGAAGAAATCTAAAAGAGTAGCTTTGAAGTCGTAAGAGTCCAACGACTTCCCTTTAAATGTAGTAAAGTACTATGAGAGGTCAAGATACAGCATTACGAATAATGAGCATGATGATAACTCACATGGGGGATGAAGCGGTCGAATTTTTCCTTCCCGACAAGGTTTTCCAGATGGAACAGGAAGTTGAATCCTTTCTCGTATGGTATGGTAGAAAAGGCGTCATCAGGGTCCTCGCCTTTGAGGTTTGGTACTAATTTTGTGAACTCATGGTCATGGCTGTAGTGCTCTACAGAATCCCTTAGAGCTTTCCAGCCTATAATGGCCGAAAAGTGACGGTATTTCTCGCCGTGTCTGTGGGAAAACATGGGTCAATAAAAGTGCCAACTGACAAATATAAGACCTACAACACTTACAGCGAAGCTAAAATCTATGCAATGGTCAACAGTGCTCATGTATTGCATAAGGGGAAGTGTTCTGCTGCTTACCCGTCTCTCGAGATACACTGTCCAACCTTCATTAAGCCAGAAATGTTCCCACGAGGCACTAGTGACAAGATTGCCGCTCCAACTATGCGCCAACTCATGCGCAATAACATCGACATTCTCTCGGTCCTAAGGATTATGTTAATTATATGTAGCCTTTGAGCTAAAGTACACGTCATGTATTGCATTTGTGTACTGCTTTTGTAGAGCGCACCTTTGAGATTATGCTAGGCGTTGCGAAAGTAAAGACCGGGTTCTCCATGCCGCCATACGGGAAGCTGGGTGGAAGGATCAAAACGTTGTACTCACCCCATGCATAAGGATAAATGATTTCCTAAAGGCAGATCAATGGCAAGGCCCACTATAGGTAAAGGCTATAAACAAACCTCTATCGTCTTGATAAACCTCTCTGTATCAGCCTCGAGCTCCCACTTGCATTCCTCAAGCTTATCGGGACTAGTTGCAACGACGCTTCTAGGTCCGATAGCAGCTTCCGCGATATCACTAACACGTTAATTAGACACACGAACTGTAAAGTGACGGGTAGGAGTCATTGCACTCACCCGCTAGCGAGAGCAAACAAGTAGCTCGGAATGGGCACTTTTTGGTGAAATCGGTGGAGGGTTTTTACGCCAGACTGGGGGACAGTCGAGGTACTGCGAACAGGTAGCCCGCTGGCAATTACAGGCAGAGGGGAAGTAATGTTGAAATCGAAAGTGCACTTGACATCGGGCGTGTCTTGACACGGGAAGATTGACCGTGCATGGATAGCCTGGCATTGAGAAACTGGATCCCAGCGATGATTAGTCGTGAAACCACAACACATTAACCACAAAGCTCAGAAGGTAATACTAACACATGTATGGATGTTTCTTGTTCGACGTTTGAGCTGGAGTCAGCCATTGGAGTGCAGTGCACTCCTTAGTGGTCTGCACAGCGATCTATAATAGTGGTTAGTATATTAGCTCAAAAGGCAGCCTACACGACTCGCTCAACACACATCAACATCGATTATCTCGTTGAGTCCCACGGGATTTTCAAGTTTGATTTTCAGAGCCGTGCCATAAGGGCCCAAGGGAGGGAGAAGTTCCCACGCTTTCACAGGCAAGCCCGCCACCTGGACATTGCGTATGTCCACATGATGAGAGTCGAGGATGATCTCGTCCGTCTCAGCGTTCGTTATTGATCTGAGCTTGTGGACGACGTTCCCTACgagtttcttttcctcaaaAAAGATCTCGAAGTTGGCAGTAGTATGAGTGCAAAGCCAGTTGTTATAGTTGGACAGGGTATTTGGGTCCCTGACGGGATTCATAAGCGTCGCCATGCTACGCCCGTAGAGATTGAACCTGGTCAAATTGCTGAGGGTAGCGCTTTGAGATAAATTGATCTTCCGAAATCGAAGCAACGGCGTCCGGAACATACGGCAGGGTGGTCGTGGTGGTCGTGGTGGTCGTGGTGGTCATCGTGAGAAGATTGGACGATTTTGGAAATGTGTTACGTAGCTGGCGGGAAGATCCGATTCCCGTTGTTAGCCGCGCTCTCTTTTTATCGAGTCTCAACTGGAGAATGCAAAGTTACGATTACTTCTACTGATACAAAGCTGGATCTTACAGAGATAAATACTCAGGTATTCCTTTCAGCTTCATATGCTGCTGTACCCTATAGTACGCATAGCTTGCTGTAGAAAGTCGACCATATATAGGGCTTTGGTCCTGCAACTTAATGTAGCTGGTATGAGGAGAAATAGATTAGCTACAGTATATTTTTCATTTCTGAGCGCTTGCACGGAAGAGACTTGAGGCTCACTCAGAAGTCTCAGCCAGCAAATGTCCCTGACTCATCTCACAGGTTAACTTATTTATCTTCGCAAGCAGTGCCTGAGGCAACAGGGTTCGAATTGGCAACGCCGCGTAGCGCAGCTGTCTGTCGCTCGAGCAGGGAACGTCGTCGTAGCCGCTTATTATATACTTCGCTCATATGTTGGACAGGCCGGCACTGCCGATCTGGTACAGTAAGGACCCAAAGTCCGATAGGCGAAGTGGCACTTGCCTTGGCAGGAACACTACAAATACAGGTCACGTGAGCTAATATAGTCGGGAACTTTGCTACTGTATCAACCGACGATGCGTGCGCAATTATTCACAGCTCTGAAACGTCTGCTGCCATAGATCAGCATCAAACTCGAAGAATGTATTGGAGATCAAGCTCAAATGAGGTCATTGGCTTAGTCACATATGTTATTAAAGCGCCCTAACAGCTCAATCTTAAAAGCTTGGGTATCTCAATTCTCAATTTATCAAGCCTAAGCCGACACCATCCCAGCTTAGCTGTGTCCTCCCTTGACTCCAGGTACCGTTATACCAAGTACTGTCATATCGCTCAGTGGTATGTCCCAATACCATATTCAAGAATGGATTTGATCCCCCAAGTTCAAGTTTCAacgagagaggagagagcgCCCGCAGCAAGAGCGCAGCAAACTCCTATTGATACCGAGGCGACTCAGGCTACAATcgcaggagaagatgcagGACCGGCTGAGGTCGAAACGCAGCCAGCAGAGGAGCCCCAACTCCCCAAACCTATCCCGTTTCCCGGGTACGTTACACCACCGTGCTGAATCAACTACTCAGCACTCCCCTCTCTCTCCAGTTTGGCAAGAAAGGATCAGCGGTTACGGTTACTTTTGATAGTGACATCGGGCGATAGGTTCCTGACTTCGCCAATCGTGGAGCTTATTGTCGGAAGTAACGACAAGAGAACTGCCATGACTGCTCACCAAGACCTACTCTTAGAGTCGTCTTTGCTATCTGATCATGTCAAGGCCTTTGATGATGGTCCGGTACGCCGAATAAGCTCCCGTCTTTAGTGTTTATCTTTCACTAACTATAAGATCCCCATTTTTTTTCGCAGCGTCATATTGAGCTTCCAGATGACGACGTAGAAGCATTTGGCTACTTCTTACAATATCTCTATACACGGGATTATTCTCCATCGGAGACAGGAGCGGATGAAGGAGCCGACAATTCTGGTGACCGGCTTCTCAAGCACGCTCGTGTGTACACTTTGGCTGAGAAGCTGGGTATTTCTACGCTGAAATCCCTTGCCCATTCCAAAATTCACCGTATCAATAGTACTTCGCTCGGTGAGTTGGAGTATGCTCGTTATGTATACGCAAACACCAAATCCGACGATGTCACTATCCGCAAGCCTGTGTCGAACTTCTGGGGTATGAGAGGCCACATCTTGCGCCATGAGTCGGAAGAGGAATTCAGACAGCTGTGTCTCGATGTCCCCCAGTTTTGTTTCGATGTGTTGAGTGTTGTTCTAGACCAGAGGGAGAAGCGTGCTCAAGATGCGGCTGAAACAGAATTTGCTGTTAGGGGAAGTGGCAGGAAGCGACTCCGCAGTGGCCTATGAGTGATATTCGCTGTATCATCTTTTGGTGAACAGCGCACAAGAACGTTTGCTCTCTGTGCTTGCCTCACTATTTGCGTGTTTATACGTTCTTCTGGACGCCGCGTCGCACTTTGTGCGGCGTATCCAATGAGTCTATACCCCACAGCGGCTGACCCGACTACTTCCTAAGATTCTTTGCGGTCAACTAATTCACTTGGCTTGGTTTTGTGCACTTTCTAGGATCTTAATCTACTAATTTAAACCGGATGGAAAACCTGCATCTAGACAAGCATAGACACAAAGCTATTTCGGCATTTTCCTGAGGTACGCGGCTCTATCAGGGATCACAATTCTAGGCAGCTAGGCTCTCTACCTCCTCAATAGTCTTGGGTGCTGTGGTTAAATTATCATGGCCATCCTTGGTGATATGAACATTGTCCTCGATACGAACTCCACCGACACGCCAGTACCGATTCAGAGTACCCACGTCAATATACTTCTGCAGATCAGGGTTCTTGAGGAATGGTTCAATAATGAAACGGCAGAAGTAGATCTGCACGGGAGATAATCAGCAACAGAGATAAAAAAACGACGGGTATGGAATCTTACACCAGGCTCGACAGTGATGACTGACCCAGCCGGCAGCCGTCCCCGTACCCGAAGATACCTGAACATAGTATCTGTGTCTTCGTAGTTCGGGTTGCCGCCGGTATCATGTGTGTCCATTCCAAGGTAATGGCCCAGGCCGTGCGGGAAAAAAGCCACGCTGATTCGCTTGTCGAATAACTCGTCCTCGGAGCCGCGCAGAATGCCCAGTTCGAGCAGGCCCCTAATGGCCACGCGGTGTGCGTGCGCATGGACATCCTCCCACTGAACACCCTCCTTGAGCATATCAATGCACTCCAGTTGCATCCGCAGAACTATTTCATAGATCTGGCGGGTTTCTGGTAGGAATTTGCCATTGAGAGGAAATGCACGGGTAATATCTGCACAGTAAGTGCGGTACTCTGCACCGGCATCGATCAGGACGTTGTCCTTTCTCCGGTTGGTCACCGGATCGATTAAGTCCTCGTCGTTCTTCCCATAGTGAAGAGTGGCCCCATTCTGGCCGCACGCAACAATTGGATGATAGGATTGCTCGCGAGCTCCATTAGCGATACAGGTTGCAATGAACGCGGCTTCAATTTCGCGCTCGTTGGTGGCAGACTTTGATGCCTTGATAGCTGCGATGTGGCCCTTTGCAGAGATATCATTCGCCTTCCTGAGAAGAGCGATCTCGTAGCTGTCTTTGACGACGCGAGTCCTCTCAATCACTCCTTTCAGGACGTTGAAGTTCGTTTCGGAGAAGCCCTCGAATTTTGTACCTTCGGACACTTGCTCTGCGATAGCAAAAGCAGTGCTATTGTTTGCATGCGACGCAGCAATGTTCGCTAAGGTAGCATTGACTTCTGTCGTCTCCAGGACGTTATCGACGTCATATCGCTCGAGAGCTTCAGCTGCTGACAACGGCAGACCAGACCAAATCACGTCATCTGGGTTGATTGGAGGAATGAATAGGGTTAATTGGTCAGAATCAATATTGTAGACTAGGGACGAGTCCGGAAGCAGGCATCCGGAAAGATAGAAGAAAGGGCGACGCTGTCTGCAATAGTCGGCGGGTCAGGAAGGGTTGCGTAAATACAGCTTGGGGAAGAGTGTGCGACAGGATCCTCGCGCACCAGTAAGGCGTACCTAAAGGGCACCGGCTCATCGTTATCCTCAATTAGACGAGTTTTTTGCGCTTCTAGATAAATAGCGCCGCCGCTGTGGCCAAGCGCCTTAAGGCCCTCGGCCACCCGACGAGCATGAGCCTTGGCTGGGTATTTGTCCGCAAGGATACTGTCCAGAGAAGTCATGGCTATTCGATTTCGTGCAGTGAAGAGATTCGAGAGCGCCCGTGTCGGGCGATGTGGAGCTTTTATCTCAGTCCGATGCAACGCGGCTTGCATCGGGCCTATGTTGCTACAGCCTACAGGGTGGGGTATCAGTAACAGCGGGGTACCCGCAGCTGGAATATTGCGCGATATCTGTACATTCGCACAATGCGGTGAACTATTAACTGGCAGGATTTTCGTAATAAGATGCTGCAATGACTCAAATGTTCGCCTTTTAGGCTTAACAATAGCAAACTGGCCATTAATCGCTTCATAACGCCTATCAACAGAATGGGTAGCTCTTAACTCCTTGTAACATGAGACGAGCTTTACCTAAATGCACCGTTCTCCTGAGTGCCGACCGTAACCACATCTTCAAACTCCATTTGCCATTTGTCTATCTCAGCAAACTTCAGAGCTTGCAATCGTAACTCCTCGCTCAAAAAAGCTTTagctggagcttcctgccCCAGATCAAACTCAGAGTCAAGTTCGTCGGTATCGAGAGCTGATGACAAAGGTGAGGAAACTTCCATTGGCTTGTTCTCTTTAAGATAGTTTTTTTCTTCATGCGAGCTAGCCTCATATCGCTTGAATTCCTTGCCATCCTTATCATGAGTATTCGAGTTCAGGTTTGCCCGATTAGTACGCAATGGTTTCGTACTCGTTGGCGGCCGTGGCGCTGGAGACCGCTTCTGCATAGGTAAGAAGCTCAATTCATCGTCgtctgccgctgctgaggGGAGATCATCTTCCGAATCACTAAGCACATCAAATTTTGATAGATTCTGGcgtcttggccttcttcggcGCCTTTGGGGTAAGAGCTTATTTTGTAATGCTGCCGTCGGTAACTGGAGTTTCTTGTCTTTTGCTGGTGCGGGCTTCGCATTGCGAGCCCTTCTTGTTCCAGGTGGTAGCCTATCTGCCTCCTGGGTGGACGTTTCCAGTGTACTATTAAACACAGGGCTGCTCATGGGTGGCACCATAGTCTCGCTAAAAGCTGCCGGGGTTTCTGCTAGGCCATGTGACTCAACGGAGGCTTCGCTCCGCAAGGTTGCCAATTTAGGTCTTGGAGTCCCAGGCATGATGCTCGCGAGATAAAGAGGTGATTGAGGCTCGGGTCTGTCGGTTGATCGTTTGCGCTTCGATGAGTTACCAATTGATGGTAATGACGGAGACTTGTCAAGCGAAGATATGGCGGGTCCGAGGACAAGTGACTTTCCCCTTGAGATGTTCAGTGGCGTTGATTCATCTTGCGGGCTCAAGCCGCCGAGAAAGTCATCGTCGTCTAAATCTGATGACCCGTCCTCGTCTTGCATCATATGTAGAATACTCGCCTGTCGGGGTCGCCGTCTAAAGTTGCTCAGTATGGAACTTTCAAAGGCAGGAGTCCCTTGGACTCTCGAACCGTTATCCCCTTTGCGTCCAGCTATGGAAAGAGTCGAGGAATACCCGCGAGCCCTCGTAGGTGGTCGGCTACCTGTAACTCCTTGTTCGGTTCCTGGGGACGACCCGATCGCAAACTCATGTGCTTTGCTTATGGGTGTTTGGTTCCTCAGTTGGCGTATAATATCAGACGGGTCGGCGCTGTCTGCTAGTCGCGAATTACCCACGGAATCGCTTGTCGGCGAACGGGAAATTCCTCTAGATTCAACAGTACTTCGTGGTCCATGACCCTGGGTGTGGTCCGAAACCCCTAGAGTCCTGGTCGCCAAACGATTGCGCTTAGCCGCTGGTCTCGGCATGACTTCGGCGAGCTGCTAATAGTGTATGTGTGGGAGCTCGTGTCTACTATAAAGACACCAATGCGGTATTACTGATGGCTGGGTATGTGAATAATTGGCGTTCGAGTTGTAGCAGTGGCGGTTAACGATAATCATTGAGGTTCTCAAAGGAGACCCGTTTGTTGTTTTGATGAATTAATGGACGCGACGCGACTACTCCAAATTGGGTAAAGCGGGGAGACCCGCTGGCCAGACCATGTTCGGCTTCAAAAATAGTGCATACGCAGCCAAATATCAATATTGCTGGCCCTGTAGTAGGATTCTCGCGTTCTACAGCAATCGCTAGGATAACTCAGATCACCAAAAAGACTGATATGGATAGTCAACAAAGCTTAGGTATGGTGGGTCTGTTTGAGCTACACATGCAGATACTAAAATTCTAAACAGTTTTGCGAACTAGCACTGAATGATATTTTTCATGTCAACCACTTCCAATATACAAGTGATTATCGGAAGCAGGATACTCACCCTATTACTTTCTCTATAAGAAAGCCTTATATAATACCTCAAGTTTACAACCATCGCTGGCTTGAGTCAAATAGTCCTTAAAATGACActgtcattgtcatcaaCAACACTTCCAAGAAAGATCATCTACGCAATTATCAAAGAGCTTGACAGACCTGACAAACTGGCACTTGGCCTAACGGGTCCTTACTTTCTGGGTATCCTTGCCGACTATTACGACCTTGATCGCTACCGCAGCAATCCTGACGCATGGAAAAGGCTCGGTCTTCCTGCCGGCGTCACTTCCTGGCACGATTCAGCAGCACATGCAACTGTTATACGGTACCTTACCCGGGCTGGGTACAGTGATATTGAGGCTGTATCAGTATATGATGATGAGCGAAATCATGATGATAGACtagaagagggcgaggaaatggatgtggatgaggatggggatatgaaagaagtcgaagagattgatgcCGACTCCCATTCTGCAGGCTCCGTTATTCTCGGTGAAACAGACATCCCTGGGCTCGGTTGTCGAGGCGGCTCCGAGCTCTTACTATCTTACGAAGATTCTGatgaagctgttgatgacGAGCTGGTTGAACTGCTTATCTCTGAATGGCTGGATAAGAAATTTGGCATACTAGATGGCTG
It contains:
- a CDS encoding uncharacterized protein (transcript_id=CADANIAT00007233), whose translation is MPPRYFDRLWSQYLTHQSIKFQTQFSKLPLPLFTSTQRSLCTMSANSREAVNYRLPRLELQNASFRRRASAQLSGSKAQSCRYASGFLPRLAKKIVPMAQRPGGAAEQYIAYGMTQRLFEACSKQGDYTIPQLKEKGAQVPKTEAGEDLGVGEGWWYKGLLSPMQLFDVEPLALTSLIPELGLVPTFSTWSQITFLHMYLLMVRLRALPSRDSLQTYSRHLIDHFSHNAEYRMDVLHGLTSRAIRNKFLKDLFIQWRGVLAAYDEGLIKGDAVLGAAIWRNLWKASYNTPDGEEIDWEKVARVVAYMRRVLSELSELQEADLILGLGSLDCDKPGIFSPSKADMLLVKGKH
- a CDS encoding bifunctional aminopeptidase/epoxide hydrolase (transcript_id=CADANIAT00007234); this translates as MATLMNPVRDPNTLSNYNNWLCTHTTANFEIFFEEKKLVGNVVHKLRSITNAETDEIILDSHHVDIRNVQVAGLPVKAWELLPPLGPYGTALKIKLENPVGLNEIIDVDIAVQTTKECTALQWLTPAQTSNKKHPYMFSQCQAIHARSIFPCQDTPDVKCTFDFNITSPLPVIASGLPVRSTSTVPQSGVKTLHRFHQKVPIPSYLFALASGDIAEAAIGPRSVVATSPDKLEECKWELEADTERFIKTIEEIIYPYAWGEYNVLILPPSFPYGGMENPVFTFATPSIISKDRENVDVIAHELAHSWSGNLVTSASWEHFWLNEGWTVYLERRILASLHGEKYRHFSAIIGWKALRDSVEHYSHDHEFTKLVPNLKGEDPDDAFSTIPYEKGFNFLFHLENLVGKEKFDRFIPHYFTTFKGKSLDSYDFKATLLDFFKSDAEASRLLQELDWDSWFYKPGLPPKPEFDTSLADVVYELAGKWRSLPESPFQPQPSDIQGLTANQIVVFLEQILLFERPLTAELSKLMGEVYGLTGSENIEVANLYLQVGLKAADKSVIGPTTDLLGRIGRMKFVRPLYRALQKVDRQVAIDTFEKHKDFYHPICRGMVEKDLFGKKDA
- a CDS encoding uncharacterized protein (transcript_id=CADANIAT00007235), which produces MDLIPQVQVSTREERAPAARAQQTPIDTEATQATIAGEDAGPAEVETQPAEEPQLPKPIPFPGLARKDQRLRLLLIVTSGDRFLTSPIVELIVGSNDKRTAMTAHQDLLLESSLLSDHVKAFDDGPRHIELPDDDVEAFGYFLQYLYTRDYSPSETGADEGADNSGDRLLKHARVYTLAEKLGISTLKSLAHSKIHRINSTSLGELEYARYVYANTKSDDVTIRKPVSNFWGMRGHILRHESEEEFRQLCLDVPQFCFDVLSVVLDQREKRAQDAAETEFAVRGSGRKRLRSGL
- a CDS encoding putative Xaa-Pro dipeptidase pepP (transcript_id=CADANIAT00007236), with protein sequence MTSLDSILADKYPAKAHARRVAEGLKALGHSGGAIYLEAQKTRLIEDNDEPVPFRQRRPFFYLSGCLLPDSSLVYNIDSDQLTLFIPPINPDDVIWSGLPLSAAEALERYDVDNVLETTEVNATLANIAASHANNSTAFAIAEQVSEGTKFEGFSETNFNVLKGVIERTRVVKDSYEIALLRKANDISAKGHIAAIKASKSATNEREIEAAFIATCIANGAREQSYHPIVACGQNGATLHYGKNDEDLIDPVTNRRKDNVLIDAGAEYRTYCADITRAFPLNGKFLPETRQIYEIVLRMQLECIDMLKEGVQWEDVHAHAHRVAIRGLLELGILRGSEDELFDKRISVAFFPHGLGHYLGMDTHDTGGNPNYEDTDTMFRYLRVRGRLPAGSVITVEPGIYFCRFIIEPFLKNPDLQKYIDVGTLNRYWRVGGVRIEDNVHITKDGHDNLTTAPKTIEEVESLAA
- a CDS encoding uncharacterized protein (transcript_id=CADANIAT00007237); amino-acid sequence: MPRPAAKRNRLATRTLGVSDHTQGHGPRSTVESRGISRSPTSDSVGNSRLADSADPSDIIRQLRNQTPISKAHEFAIGSSPGTEQGVTGSRPPTRARGYSSTLSIAGRKGDNGSRVQGTPAFESSILSNFRRRPRQASILHMMQDEDGSSDLDDDDFLGGLSPQDESTPLNISRGKSLVLGPAISSLDKSPSLPSIGNSSKRKRSTDRPEPQSPLYLASIMPGTPRPKLATLRSEASVESHGLAETPAAFSETMVPPMSSPVFNSTLETSTQEADRLPPGTRRARNAKPAPAKDKKLQLPTAALQNKLLPQRRRRRPRRQNLSKFDVLSDSEDDLPSAAADDDELSFLPMQKRSPAPRPPTSTKPLRTNRANLNSNTHDKDGKEFKRYEASSHEEKNYLKENKPMEVSSPLSSALDTDELDSEFDLGQEAPAKAFLSEELRLQALKFAEIDKWQMEFEDVVTVGTQENGAFR
- a CDS encoding uncharacterized protein (transcript_id=CADANIAT00007238), which gives rise to MTLSLSSTTLPRKIIYAIIKELDRPDKLALGLTGPYFLGILADYYDLDRYRSNPDAWKRLGLPAGVTSWHDSAAHATVIRYLTRAGYSDIEAVSVYDDERNHDDRLEEGEEMDVDEDGDMKEVEEIDADSHSAGSVILGETDIPGLGCRGGSELLLSYEDSDEAVDDELVELLISEWLDKKFGILDGCVVCADCSRFMLCCRPDGSPNSFATNMLHRPRWFRHCGDCEKGYRVAPGTMLA